One Podarcis muralis chromosome 1, rPodMur119.hap1.1, whole genome shotgun sequence genomic window carries:
- the GNPNAT1 gene encoding glucosamine 6-phosphate N-acetyltransferase isoform X1 yields the protein MERASEDGGGARQGAPFPDWLLFHGLRAPPLPASRHVSHSYARRRDPAPARWEAPHRRFSPQPASREGGGEERRRESAARARGGTPLVVSAAMMPAATVKPDTTPLYDLRLLQELDWSQNTVTFSPAISPVEPGSGLVLRPLCVADINKGFLKVLGQLTETGSVSPEQFIKTFEHMKSSGDYYVTVVEDTILGEIVATATLVIEHKFTHSCAKRGRIEDVVVSGECRGKQLGKLLMSTLTLLSKRLKCYKITLECQPKNVAFYEKFGYSVSEENYMYQRFFN from the exons ATGGAGCGAGCGAGTGAGGACGGAGGCGGGGCTAGGCAAGGAGCGCCCTTTCCCGATTGGCTCCTTTTCCACGGCCTCCGGGCCCCGCCCCTCCCGGCGAGCCGCCACGTCAGTCACAGCTACGCCCGCCGCCGGGATCCTGCGCCTGCGCGCTGGGAGGCGCCTCATCGCCGCTTCTCCCCTCAGCCGGCGTctcgcgagggggggggggaggagagaaggcggGAGAGCGCGGCGCGTGCACGCGGAGG TACGCCACTTGTAGTCTCAGCTGCCATGATGCCTGCGGCAACAGTAAAGCCTGACACCACGCCACTGTATGACCTTCGCCTCCTTCAGGAACTGGACTGGAGTCAGAATACCGTGACGTTTTCCCCTGCTATTTCTCCTGTGGAACCGGGCAGTGGTTTAGTTTTGCGGCCACTTTGCGTTGCCGACATCAACAAAG gctttttaaaagttttaggTCAACTGACTGAAACGGGAAGTGTCAGCCCTGAGCAATTCATCA AAACATTCGAACACATGAAGAGTTCTGGGGACTACTACGTTACAGTAGTGGAAGATACTATTCTAGGAGAGATTGTGGCTACTGCAACTTTAGTCATAGAGCACAAGTTTACTCACTCGTGTGCAAAG AGGGGAAGAATAGAAGACGTTGTTGTAAGCGGAGAATGCAGAGGAAAACAACTTGGGAAATT ATTGATGTCAACTCTCACATTGCTAAGTAAGAGACTGAAGTGCTACAAAATCACTCTCGAATGTCAGCCAAAAAATGTTGCTTTCTATGAAAAATTTGGATATTCAGTATCTGAAGAAAACTACATGTATCAAAGATTCTTCAATTAA
- the GNPNAT1 gene encoding glucosamine 6-phosphate N-acetyltransferase isoform X2 has translation MMPAATVKPDTTPLYDLRLLQELDWSQNTVTFSPAISPVEPGSGLVLRPLCVADINKGFLKVLGQLTETGSVSPEQFIKTFEHMKSSGDYYVTVVEDTILGEIVATATLVIEHKFTHSCAKRGRIEDVVVSGECRGKQLGKLLMSTLTLLSKRLKCYKITLECQPKNVAFYEKFGYSVSEENYMYQRFFN, from the exons ATGATGCCTGCGGCAACAGTAAAGCCTGACACCACGCCACTGTATGACCTTCGCCTCCTTCAGGAACTGGACTGGAGTCAGAATACCGTGACGTTTTCCCCTGCTATTTCTCCTGTGGAACCGGGCAGTGGTTTAGTTTTGCGGCCACTTTGCGTTGCCGACATCAACAAAG gctttttaaaagttttaggTCAACTGACTGAAACGGGAAGTGTCAGCCCTGAGCAATTCATCA AAACATTCGAACACATGAAGAGTTCTGGGGACTACTACGTTACAGTAGTGGAAGATACTATTCTAGGAGAGATTGTGGCTACTGCAACTTTAGTCATAGAGCACAAGTTTACTCACTCGTGTGCAAAG AGGGGAAGAATAGAAGACGTTGTTGTAAGCGGAGAATGCAGAGGAAAACAACTTGGGAAATT ATTGATGTCAACTCTCACATTGCTAAGTAAGAGACTGAAGTGCTACAAAATCACTCTCGAATGTCAGCCAAAAAATGTTGCTTTCTATGAAAAATTTGGATATTCAGTATCTGAAGAAAACTACATGTATCAAAGATTCTTCAATTAA
- the STYX gene encoding serine/threonine/tyrosine-interacting protein, which produces MELAKPVFPALPQPKEDSEDWTYPMRREMQEILPGLFLGPYSSAMKSKLPILQKHGITHVICIRQNIEANFIKPNFQQLFRYLVLDIADHPIENIIRFFPTTKAFIDGSLQTGGKVLVHGNAGISRSAALVIAYIMETFGVKYRDAFTYVQERRFCINPNAGFVHQLQEYEAIYLAKLTIQMMSPRQLEQSLSVSTGSLKRTHEEDEEISNMQAAAQNG; this is translated from the exons gACTGGACATATCCGATGAGAAGAGAGATGCAG gaaattttacCTGGGTTGTTCCTGGGCCCGTATTCTTCAGCTATGAAAAGCAAG CTACCTATACTTCAGAAACATGGAATTACCCATGTAATATGCATACGACAAAATATTGAAGCGAACTTTATTAAACCAAACTTCCAGCAGTTATTTAG GTATTTAGTCTTGGATATTGCAGATCATCCCATTGAAAATATAATCAGATTTTTCCCGACG ACTAAGGCATTTATTGATGGGAGTTTACAAACTGGAG GAAAAGTTCTTGTCCATGGGAACGCGGGGATTTCTAGAAG tGCTGCCTTAGTTATTGCATATATTATGGAAACATTTGGAGTGAAGTACAG GGATGCATTTACATACGTCCAAGAAAGAAGGTTTTGTATTAATCCCAATGCTGGATTTGTTCATCAACTTCAG gaatATGAAGCCATCTATCTAGCAAAGTTAACTATCCAGATGATGTCTCCTCGGCAGCTGGAGCAATCACTGTCTGTCAGTACGG GAAGTCTGAAACGAACCCATGAAGAGGATGAGGAAATCAGCAATATGCAAGCCGCAGCTCAGAACGGTTGA